The Manihot esculenta cultivar AM560-2 chromosome 11, M.esculenta_v8, whole genome shotgun sequence genome includes a region encoding these proteins:
- the LOC110626824 gene encoding cinnamoyl-CoA reductase 1: MPADTSSLTGHGQTVCVTGAGGFIASWIVKLLLERGYTVKGTVRNPDDPKNGHLRELEGAKERLTLCKADLLDYESLREAIMGCDGVFHTASPVTDDPEQMVEPAVNGTKNVIIAAAEAKVRRVVFTSSIGAVYMDPNRDPDVVVDESCWSDLEFCKNTKNWYCYGKAVAEQAAWEVAQEKGVDLVAVNPVLVLGPLLQSTVNASIIHILKYLTGSAKTYANSVQAYVHVKDVALAHILVYETPSASGRYLCAESVLHRGEVVEILAKFFPEYPIPTRCSDEKNPRAKPYKFSNQKLKELGLQFTSVKQCLYETVKSLQERGQLPIPKQPEDSIRIQS; this comes from the exons ATGCCTGCTGACACCTCATCACTCACCGGCCATGGCCAAACCGTTTGCGTCACCGGTGCTGGTGGTTTCATCGCTTCTTGGATCGTTAAGTTGCTTCTTGAGAGAGGTTATACTGTTAAGGGAACTGTGCGGAACCCAG ATGATCCGAAGAATGGTCATTTGAGAGAGCTCGAAGGTGCCAAGGAGAGATTAACTCTATGCAAAGCTGATCTTCTTGATTATGAGAGTCTTCGAGAGGCTATTATGGGGTGTGATGGAGTTTTTCACACTGCTTCTCCTGTCACTGATGATCCT gAACAAATGGTGGAGCCAGCTGTGAATGGGACCAAAAATGTGATCATAGCAGCCGCAGAGGCCAAAGTCCGGCGAGTAGTGTTCACATCTTCAATCGGTGCAGTTTATATGGACCCCAATAGGGACCCggatgttgttgtggatgaatcttGCTGGAGTGACCTCGAATTCTGCAAGAATACTAAG AACTGGTATTGCTATGGGAAGGCGGTGGCGGAGCAAGCGGCTTGGGAGGTGGCCCAGGAGAAAGGTGTAGACCTAGTGGCGGTGAATCCAGTGTTGGTGCTTGGACCACTGCTGCAATCCACTGTGAATGCCAGCATTATTCATATTCTCAAGTACCTAACTGGCTCAGCCAAAACCTATGCCAATTCTGTTCAAGCTTATGTGCACGTTAAGGATGTGGCACTTGCTCACATTCTTGTCTACGAGACACCCTCTGCCTCCGGTCGTTACCTCTGCGCCGAGAGCGTCCTCCATCGTGGAGAGGTGGTGGAAATTCTTGCCAAGTTCTTCCCAGAGTACCCTATTCCCACCAG GTGTTCAGATGAGAAGAACCCAAGAGCAAAGCCATACAAATTCTCAAACCAAAAGCTGAAGGAACTTGGCTTACAATTTACATCAGTGAAGCAATGCCTGTATGAAACTGTGAAGAGCTTGCAGGAGAGGGGTCAACTTCCAATCCCAAAACAGCCAGAAGACTCCATTAGGATTCAATCCTAA
- the LOC110626086 gene encoding uncharacterized protein LOC110626086 — MAGKEREQQLLDGGSKLLNPPFSIDELLFILERIEVSLSQVEQSPRQSMVAALSPLRNALVSDKLLRHSDTDVKVSVAVCISEIIRITAPHAPYDDEKMKEIFHLIVAVFQKLSHMSSCFYSKVVSVLVTMAKTRAILVMMDLDCHALIIEMFQLFLRITRSNNSEKVLAAMVTTMTIAILESDDISLEILIPILASVRKENENVFPKSWKLGKEVIKNCAAKIEPYILKAVNSLGVPVDSYDQIVGSICRNADGIKSYDLPGSAEHLINYERPPAQCIGGKKIRCKTTPENRGTEETNDKGQSVDLLSAGSSLKLCMRQQATFTNTCSDQSVNPWSCHEEKHQNQEMQIPPSEDTFAANSGGNNVIGTMIVQGYEVKASVAPILTAIFAKYGDIAATCQYKSPSIRACLLEIVSDVVRRLQSTDIPLTVSEIKVLQNEMKDLEATKLKLSWLTQPLEKISEVERIAGMRSMLKSVKASSMLVIKAATKELEDALVELVALQKRMGEAEKRVNAMKLVVQKVDDAIKEAEEEERHWLRNMSELP, encoded by the exons ATGGCGGGAAAAGAGCGCGAACAACAGCTGTTGGATGGCGGGAGTAAACTCCTTAATCCACCATTTTCCATTGATGAACTTCTGTTTATTCTTGAA AGAATTGAGGTTTCTCTCTCACAGGTGGAGCAATCACCACGGCAATCTATGGTTGCTGCACTTTCACCTTTAAGGAATGCGTTGGTTTCTGATAAACTTTTGAGACATTCAGATACAGATGTGAAAGTCTCTGTTGCTGTTTGCATCAGTGAGATTATACGAATAACAGCTCCACATGCACCTTATGATGACGAAAAAATGAAG GAAATATTTCATCTGATTGTAGCTGTGTTTCAGAAACTTTCTCATATGTCCAGCTGCTTTTACTCAAAGGTGGTGTCAGTCCTTGTTACCATGGCAAAAACAAGGGCAATTTTAGTGATGATGGACCTTGACTGTCATGCTTTGATTATTGAGATGTTTCAACTTTTTCTGAGAATTACTAG GTCAAACAACTCAGAAAAAGTGTTAGCTGCCATGGTGACAACAATGACAATTGCCATCTTGGAAAGTGATGATATTTCTTTGGAGATTCTCATTCCCATTTTAGCCAGTGTGAGAAAGGAAAATGAG AATGTTTTCCCAAAGTCATGGAAGTTGGGGAAGGAAGTCATAAAAAATTGTGCTGCCAAGATTGAACCTTATATTTTGAAGGCAGTAAACAGCTTAGGAGTTCCTGTGGACAGTTATGATCAAATAGTTGGTTCTATTTGCCGAAATGCTGATGGTATCAAGTCTTATGATCTCCCTGGTTCTGCTGAACATTTG ATTAATTATGAAAGACCACCTGCCCAGTGTATTGGTGGGAAGAAGATTAGGTGCAAAACTACACCTGAGAATCGTGGAACTGAAGAAACTAATGACAAG GGACAATCAGTGGACCTTCTGAGTGCTGGTTCTTCACTTAAACT GTGCATGCGGCAACAAGCTACTTTCACAAATACTTGTTCAGATCAATCTGTGAACCCATGGAGTTGTCATGAAGAAAAGCATCAGAATCAAGAGATGCAGATCCCACCCTCTGAAGACACATTTGCAGCTAATAGTGGAGGAAACAATGTAATCGGAACGATGATCGTCCAGGGCTATGAGGTCAAGGCTAGTGTTGCACCTATTCTCACAGCCATATTTGCCAAGTATGGTGATATCGCGGCTACTTGCCAGTACAAGTCACCATCAATAAGGGCTTGTTTGCTTGAAATCGTCTCTGATGTTGTTCGCCGACTACAAAGCACTGACATTCCTCTCACTGTATCTGAGATTAAAGTCCTCCAAAACGAAATGAAAGATTTGGAGGCTACAAAGCTAAAGCTTTCATGGCTAACTCAACCATTAGAAAAAATTTCTGAAGTAGAAAGGATCGCTGGGATGCGTTCGATGCTCAAATCAGTGAAAGCAAGTAGCATGCTGGTCATAAAAGCAGCAACCAAGGAGCTGGAAGATGCACTGGTGGAGCTAGTGGCGCTGCAGAAACGCATGGGGGAAGCTGAAAAACGTGTAAATGCAATGAAGCTTGTGGTGCAAAAGGTTGATGATGCCATTaaagaggcagaggaagaggaacgTCACTGGCTAAGGAATATGAGTGAGCTTCCATAG